The proteins below come from a single Aegilops tauschii subsp. strangulata cultivar AL8/78 chromosome 6, Aet v6.0, whole genome shotgun sequence genomic window:
- the LOC141026268 gene encoding secreted RxLR effector protein 161-like, with amino-acid sequence MELNVQLRASDSDPLPNPTRYRHLVGSLVYLAVTRPDISYPVHILSQFVAAPTSVHYSHLLRVLRYLRGTISQRLFFPRSSSLELQAYSDATWASDPSDQRSLSAYCVFLGGSLIAWKTKKQTAVSRSSTEAELRAMAMLTAEVIWLRWLLEDFGVSAAPSTPLLSDSTGAISIARDPVKHELTKHIGVDAHFVRAAVQDQTLALHYVPSELQLTDFFTKAQTQAQHAFFLSKLGVVDPP; translated from the coding sequence atggagctcaacgTTCAGCTTCGTGCCTCTGATAGTGACCCTCTTCCTAATCCCACTCGCTATCGTCACCTCGTTGGTAGCCTTGTCTATCTTGCTGTTACGCGTCCTGACATCTCCTATCCTGTTCACATCCTGAGTCAGTTTGTTGCAGCCCCCACCTCTGTCCACTATAGTCACCTCCTCCGTGTTCTACGATATCTTCGTGGCACGATCTCTCAGCGCCTTTTCTTTCCCCGCTCCAGTTCTCTTGAGCTCCAGGCTTACTCTGATGCTACCTGGGCTAGTGATCCCTCTGATCAACGCTCACTGTCTGCTTATTGTGTCTTTCTTGGTGGCTCTCTTATTGCCTGGAAGACAAAGAAACAAACTGCAGTTTCTCGCTCGAGTAcagaggctgagttgcgagccatggctatgctgacggctgaGGTGATCTGGTTACGATGGTTACTTGAGGATTTTGGTGTGTCTGCTGCTCCCTCGACTCCCTTACTGTCAGACAGTACTGGTGCTATCAGTATTGCGCGTGACCcggtgaagcatgagctcactaAGCACATCGGTGTGGATGCCCACTTCGTGCGTGCTGCTGTGCAGGATCAGACTCTCGCTCTTCACTATGTGCCCTCTGAGTTACAGTTGACTGACTTCTTCACGAAGGCACAGACTCAAGCGCAGCATGCCTTTTTCCTCTCCAAACTCGGTGTTGttgatccaccatga